The following are from one region of the Camelus dromedarius isolate mCamDro1 chromosome 34, mCamDro1.pat, whole genome shotgun sequence genome:
- the LOC135319918 gene encoding transmembrane protein 225-like, giving the protein MAHIRNVQATNMLFSSWALVFLVTGIILEQWVELKLGPEKPSLPHSPWICCTTDWPEGGLKVVRDMMLLVFSLSLLHNLLLGLEFTYMIPQTKHILFMTASLSFFTGALLLSALVLYQHHLRQAESVYHYSYRVTWNFFIAYSTIFFFIASGFLSFLQHKQSMNSSASLTIIPESAQEDQVMEQSGASVKDLVLPADAAVPRSIVHVHATQAKDSPSRTQVQGRRVTWAL; this is encoded by the exons ATGGCGCACATCAGAAATGTCCAGGCCACCAACATGTTATTCTCCTCGTGGGCCTTGGTCTTCTTGGTGACAGGAATCATCTTAGAACAGTGGGTTGAACTGAAGTTGGGGCCAGAAAAGCCTAGCCTACCCCACAGCCCGTGGATATGTTGCACTACTGATTGGCCAGAAG GTGGCCTGAAGGTGGTCAGGGACATGATGCTTTTGGTCTTCAGCCTTTCCTTGCTTCATAACCTGCTCCTGGGTTTGGAATTCACCTATATGATTCCTCAAACTAAACATATCCTCTTCATGACTgcctccctcagtttcttcacag GTGCCCTTCTGCTCTCTGCACTGGTACTGTATCAACACCACCTAAGGCAAGCTGAATCTGTGTATCACTATAGTTACAGAGTCACCTGGAACTTCTTCATTGCCTACTcaactattttcttctttattgccTCTG GATTCCTCTCTTTCCTACAGCACAAGCAGTCCATGAATAGCTCTGCCAGCCTCACCATCATCCCTGAATCTGCCCAGGAAGATCAGGTTATGGAGCAGTCTGGGGCTTCCGTCAAAGATCTTGTGTTACCAGCGGACGCTGCAGTGCCTCGCAGTATTGTCCATGTGCACGCCACACAGGCCAAAGACTCTCCAAGCAGAACGCAAGTCCAAGGCCGTCGTGTAACCTGGGCTCTGTGA